Proteins from a genomic interval of Nostoc sp. TCL240-02:
- a CDS encoding DUF1796 family putative cysteine peptidase gives MYRFQISAYTQTGEFIGLVGSTPELGLWDIKKCIHLRTSGDRYPLWWTDIEIQESGSQQRVEYKYVRLDVNGNAQWESLLDTNRWIPIDSKDHSSTIIVDDGAFGYLQPYPFGYIEKSTVKMPVQERAERLKIVVIGSSVALGHKAWFLKGWVWLLTKALEQKYGHQLVNVSEVGANVSRTIARFGSVVTLQQPDIVIIALSLGNEGLAYCPPHERRAVQRRFESGLQQLVKMTRDIGAIPILGGVYPNGDYSQEHYWLLRDTHKRMLSWDVTVLDWFAAVDDGQGRWKAGTSFDPAHPNTVGHSLMYEQIDQHLFDIDKDELAKEKQRFQQPNEFRVYFDNAGFHISVCIEEKRLRIVNSSQYSYTIVPYWQELQTALQSRAGLIPGIYIAKSVKPGTLPFFAVQEDGAIATTVNIPPGADLEYSAAFNLFLPNNSQVLFYDGHLGILQADERHLWIINESDNEYNIQPMWTEICNALKAMPSGVYEDQLHPDIPFRTMMIGKDGLESRVKAPPKSAVFFQYKCQLSDVSRVAILPLGDRCAVRMMLYKMEYDGPAFPFDLTRATNIADVADAIENGFYDMWNPAFLHYSPYAGRIYHSKWSGLSFAHEVEEADDPINDMSPVHERMRVRYTARSERFWYALQHCDKVLFVRTGISDRGGVIDLVNKLQKQCQGKPFHLLLLSPQSDDEFLDLPNVLHYNVEFNPDRMYDDLGHWMYCTEVMRGILESLGVSSKNLFWCPPKIPKG, from the coding sequence ATGTATCGATTCCAGATCAGTGCATACACGCAAACAGGTGAATTCATCGGTCTGGTCGGTTCTACTCCAGAGTTGGGACTGTGGGACATTAAAAAATGTATCCATCTGCGTACAAGTGGCGATCGCTATCCTCTATGGTGGACGGATATTGAAATTCAAGAATCAGGCAGTCAACAGAGAGTTGAATATAAGTACGTCCGCCTCGATGTCAACGGCAATGCTCAATGGGAGAGCTTACTAGATACAAACCGATGGATACCGATTGATTCTAAGGATCATTCCAGCACAATTATTGTGGATGATGGTGCATTCGGTTATTTACAGCCTTACCCCTTTGGATACATTGAGAAATCAACTGTCAAGATGCCCGTGCAAGAAAGGGCTGAGAGACTCAAAATTGTGGTCATTGGCAGTTCCGTCGCATTAGGTCATAAAGCCTGGTTTTTGAAAGGTTGGGTCTGGTTGTTAACAAAGGCTTTAGAGCAAAAATATGGGCATCAATTGGTAAATGTGTCGGAAGTGGGGGCAAATGTCAGCAGAACGATCGCTCGATTTGGCTCAGTTGTCACCCTACAACAACCGGATATCGTAATTATTGCTCTTTCTCTGGGCAACGAAGGGTTAGCCTACTGTCCCCCTCACGAACGGCGGGCAGTACAACGTCGGTTTGAAAGTGGCTTGCAGCAGTTGGTGAAAATGACGCGGGACATCGGCGCAATTCCGATTCTGGGAGGAGTCTATCCTAATGGCGACTATTCTCAAGAACATTACTGGCTGCTCCGAGACACACATAAGCGGATGCTAAGTTGGGACGTAACCGTACTAGATTGGTTCGCAGCCGTGGATGATGGACAAGGACGATGGAAAGCGGGGACATCCTTCGATCCGGCTCACCCGAACACGGTCGGTCATAGCCTTATGTATGAGCAGATCGACCAGCACCTATTCGACATCGACAAAGACGAATTGGCAAAAGAAAAACAGCGTTTCCAGCAACCGAATGAGTTTCGCGTCTACTTTGACAATGCTGGCTTTCATATCTCTGTGTGTATCGAAGAGAAGCGTTTACGGATCGTTAATTCATCACAATACAGTTACACGATCGTTCCCTATTGGCAAGAATTGCAAACTGCATTACAAAGTCGGGCAGGATTGATACCAGGTATTTACATTGCAAAGTCTGTTAAACCAGGGACGCTCCCCTTCTTTGCCGTGCAAGAAGATGGTGCGATCGCCACCACAGTAAATATCCCCCCTGGCGCAGACTTAGAATATAGCGCTGCCTTCAATCTTTTTTTGCCAAACAACTCACAGGTTTTGTTCTATGACGGGCATCTGGGAATTTTGCAAGCAGACGAACGCCACCTCTGGATAATCAACGAATCAGATAACGAGTACAATATTCAACCGATGTGGACAGAAATTTGCAACGCACTTAAAGCCATGCCATCGGGTGTTTATGAAGATCAGCTTCATCCTGACATTCCCTTTCGTACTATGATGATTGGCAAAGATGGGTTAGAAAGTCGGGTGAAAGCACCACCTAAGTCTGCGGTGTTTTTCCAATACAAATGTCAGTTATCGGATGTCAGCCGTGTGGCAATTCTTCCCCTTGGCGATCGCTGTGCCGTCCGTATGATGCTATATAAGATGGAGTACGATGGCCCCGCTTTTCCGTTCGATCTAACGCGCGCGACTAATATTGCAGATGTTGCGGATGCGATCGAAAACGGTTTTTATGATATGTGGAATCCTGCTTTTTTGCACTACAGCCCGTATGCAGGGAGGATTTACCATAGTAAGTGGTCAGGTTTATCCTTTGCCCATGAAGTTGAGGAGGCAGATGATCCGATAAACGATATGTCTCCCGTCCATGAACGGATGCGCGTTCGATATACGGCACGTTCTGAAAGATTTTGGTACGCATTGCAGCACTGCGACAAAGTGCTTTTCGTCCGTACAGGAATTAGCGATCGCGGTGGTGTGATAGATTTAGTCAACAAGCTGCAAAAACAATGCCAGGGGAAGCCATTTCATCTCTTGCTTCTTTCTCCCCAAAGCGATGATGAGTTTTTAGACCTTCCCAATGTGTTGCACTACAATGTCGAATTTAATCCTGATCGGATGTATGACGATTTGGGTCATTGGATGTATTGCACAGAGGTGATGCGAGGAATTTTGGAATCCCTTGGGGTGTCTAGTAAAAATCTCTTTTGGTGTCCGCCGAAAATACCGAAGGGGTGA
- a CDS encoding AAA-like domain-containing protein: protein MQLQSKNHLRRRGATLTAQASRKLNQAKAQLEIEQNFKRYTLEDLSEKTGLTPNTLSKVFNGSVGVDKRTLERCFHAFNMTLLKDDYFYLEPHQDSLAEIGSMSPAEACDRIEPVCDSRSNVGQTHKMERTPDNFYPHLLTTPGGQMPLDSVFYIDRPILESLCYEAIQQSGALINIRAPKQMGKTSLMTRILAYANSQGHCAVSVNLQLANDEILQNLERFLKWFCARVSKQLDLPNEIASFWHNSLGSKSNATDYFQDVILPNLDRGVSSGENRPLVIAINELNQLFVYPDVAREFLLLLRTWSEQGKEADADINPWHKLRLVTVDSTEILMPPSIDPSLLNTGLVIELPEFTPAQVQDLAYRCEQEISSSQTQRLIALLGGHPYRLQLAFYYLQQQTITLEELLENSAIAAAIYADHLEQQWWNLQRYPDLLPSFIEIVRQSSPVDCEAVQGSQLHKMGLVHLHELKASLACELFRPFFCDRLLQINS from the coding sequence ATGCAATTACAATCGAAAAATCATCTACGAAGGCGGGGTGCGACTCTGACGGCTCAAGCCTCAAGGAAACTCAATCAGGCAAAAGCTCAGTTAGAAATTGAGCAAAACTTTAAACGATACACTCTCGAAGACCTCAGTGAGAAAACAGGTTTAACCCCCAATACCCTCAGTAAGGTCTTTAATGGCTCAGTAGGAGTCGATAAACGAACCTTAGAGCGCTGCTTCCATGCCTTTAATATGACATTGTTAAAGGACGATTATTTTTATCTGGAGCCTCATCAAGACAGTCTTGCCGAGATTGGCTCAATGTCCCCGGCTGAAGCCTGCGATCGCATCGAACCAGTATGCGATTCTCGCAGCAATGTAGGGCAAACCCACAAAATGGAACGAACGCCAGACAATTTCTACCCTCATCTCCTAACTACACCAGGAGGGCAGATGCCCCTGGATTCAGTCTTCTACATTGACCGTCCTATTCTCGAATCCCTCTGTTACGAAGCCATTCAGCAATCCGGTGCATTGATCAACATCCGCGCGCCCAAGCAAATGGGCAAAACCTCCCTAATGACTCGCATCCTGGCTTATGCTAACTCCCAGGGTCATTGCGCCGTTTCCGTGAACTTGCAACTTGCTAACGACGAGATTTTACAGAACCTAGAACGCTTCTTAAAATGGTTCTGTGCCAGAGTCAGTAAGCAGTTAGACTTGCCAAATGAAATTGCTAGTTTTTGGCATAACTCTTTGGGCAGCAAATCAAATGCCACTGATTATTTCCAGGATGTAATCTTACCCAACCTCGATCGCGGAGTCTCTTCAGGAGAGAATCGCCCCCTAGTCATTGCGATCAATGAACTCAACCAGCTTTTTGTCTACCCCGATGTTGCTCGTGAATTTCTCCTACTTTTACGAACATGGTCTGAGCAAGGCAAAGAAGCCGATGCAGACATTAATCCTTGGCACAAGCTGCGATTGGTGACGGTTGATTCTACTGAAATTCTGATGCCTCCCTCCATCGATCCCTCTCTCTTGAATACTGGGCTGGTTATTGAGTTACCTGAGTTTACTCCTGCTCAAGTGCAGGATCTAGCATATAGGTGCGAACAGGAGATAAGCTCGTCACAAACCCAGCGCCTGATCGCTCTGTTGGGGGGACATCCTTATCGGTTGCAGTTAGCATTTTATTATCTACAGCAGCAGACAATAACCCTAGAAGAACTCTTAGAAAATTCTGCGATCGCTGCCGCCATCTATGCAGACCACCTAGAACAGCAATGGTGGAACCTGCAACGTTATCCCGATTTATTGCCATCGTTTATAGAAATCGTCAGACAGTCAAGCCCTGTAGATTGTGAGGCTGTGCAAGGCTCCCAGTTGCACAAAATGGGGTTAGTGCATCTGCACGAGCTGAAGGCAAGTCTCGCCTGCGAGTTATTTCGTCCCTTTTTCTGCGATCGCCTGCTGCAAATCAACAGTTAG
- a CDS encoding peptidoglycan-binding protein yields the protein MATELKTFIGSQFINKLVLADIEFIPHLEKINDFAATNGLKIFITSSARPWGLPVGGAIVSPAKMSNHLIGHAIDMNIQIGGKLYTSHELGDFNSLPPAIKAFITAIRNHPVLRWGGDFGDPVHIDDGLNLRNPNLWKDKFPIIQSELTGLTQPGIRAVNTPRLLFLTTPLMEGNDVKLVQEKLLTKGFDLGKNGADSFFGQATSQAVVKFQDQQDLDPVDGIVGDTTRKALGL from the coding sequence ATGGCAACTGAACTCAAAACCTTTATCGGTTCTCAATTTATCAATAAGCTTGTCTTAGCAGATATCGAATTTATCCCTCATCTCGAAAAAATTAATGACTTTGCAGCTACCAACGGATTAAAGATTTTTATTACTAGTTCAGCTCGTCCCTGGGGTCTTCCTGTTGGGGGAGCAATCGTTTCTCCTGCCAAAATGTCTAATCACTTAATTGGTCATGCTATTGACATGAATATCCAAATAGGAGGGAAACTATATACTAGTCATGAACTTGGAGATTTTAATTCGCTACCTCCAGCGATTAAAGCATTTATTACGGCTATTCGTAACCACCCTGTTTTACGTTGGGGGGGAGATTTTGGCGATCCAGTGCATATTGATGATGGCTTAAATCTTCGCAATCCTAATCTTTGGAAAGACAAATTTCCCATTATCCAATCAGAACTAACCGGATTAACTCAGCCTGGAATCAGAGCAGTAAATACTCCTAGATTGCTATTCTTGACTACTCCTTTGATGGAGGGAAATGATGTTAAGTTAGTTCAGGAAAAATTACTTACAAAGGGTTTTGATTTGGGTAAAAATGGTGCAGATAGCTTTTTTGGACAGGCAACATCTCAAGCTGTTGTTAAATTTCAAGATCAACAAGATTTAGACCCTGTTGATGGCATTGTTGGTGATACAACTAGAAAAGCACTTGGACTTTAG
- a CDS encoding DUF1906 domain-containing protein, translated as MQLLKLDNVVIESAPDGALGFDVSHPISFDQAKQAFQSGFSFCIRYVPRLEPKVNQPASLGDITFEEANDILDSGLALFLVQHVSRAGWDATGTKGMQYGKNAAIYASNCGFPSGMNLFLDLEEVDSASPANDIQDFCNQWFHEVNNVRYVPGVYVGSKNGLNAEQLFSGTKFKHYWHAASQADPPTPRPGDRGYQLFQPLNLSSAQLSKLKNVKLIDKIGLGNNPAFEIDLKFASTTIKDVDLDFTVTDKKGGSIQWIRR; from the coding sequence ATGCAGTTGCTAAAGTTAGACAATGTTGTAATTGAATCTGCACCAGATGGTGCACTTGGTTTTGATGTCAGCCACCCAATCAGTTTTGACCAAGCCAAACAAGCATTTCAATCGGGTTTTTCATTCTGTATCCGCTACGTTCCAAGATTAGAACCCAAGGTTAATCAACCTGCTAGTCTTGGTGACATTACTTTTGAAGAGGCAAATGATATTTTAGATTCGGGCCTTGCACTATTTCTTGTGCAACACGTTAGCAGAGCAGGTTGGGATGCAACAGGTACAAAAGGGATGCAATATGGTAAAAACGCTGCAATTTATGCCTCTAATTGTGGGTTTCCCTCTGGAATGAATCTTTTCTTAGATTTGGAAGAAGTCGATTCTGCTTCACCTGCAAATGATATTCAAGACTTCTGTAATCAGTGGTTTCATGAGGTGAACAATGTTAGATATGTGCCTGGTGTATATGTAGGCTCAAAAAATGGATTGAATGCCGAGCAATTGTTTTCAGGTACAAAATTTAAACATTACTGGCACGCCGCGTCACAAGCCGATCCTCCGACTCCCAGACCTGGAGATCGTGGTTATCAACTCTTTCAGCCTTTAAACTTGAGTTCGGCTCAACTTAGTAAGCTTAAAAATGTCAAATTGATTGACAAAATTGGATTAGGTAACAACCCAGCTTTTGAGATTGATTTGAAGTTTGCTTCTACCACGATTAAAGATGTTGATCTAGATTTCACCGTCACTGATAAAAAAGGTGGCAGCATTCAATGGATTAGGAGATAG
- a CDS encoding magnesium transporter CorA family protein, translating to MLILLTFYPDNLEIFTHRDVDTVLKRIDASQNIWLRCVQFRDRTGTAKIIKHFELNPSRVNMIFNHSPLGIDEDVEDCLFDSYEILTAQIKNHEFEVARGNIVVGNNFIITFEITELKVLNILTNNLQKHPIDIKKWGIDYLFYLIFKEILNNYHIVFEYISRKLDDLEDEVLDDSGDESTYQRIAIMRQSTRSGRRNFQSIKSLMAIMDYDDFQWITQPVKELFKEELVHQVDKLWQEYQALRAWMSELMEIQRDNIASKTGERINRLTILSTVFLPITFMSGFYGMNFKYMPELDQPWAYPAVISVMLLIVIISIAYAKKQRWL from the coding sequence ATGCTAATTCTCCTCACTTTTTATCCAGATAACCTGGAAATATTCACTCACAGGGATGTCGATACGGTACTGAAAAGAATTGATGCTTCTCAGAATATTTGGTTGCGCTGTGTTCAGTTTCGCGATCGCACTGGAACGGCTAAAATTATCAAACATTTTGAACTCAATCCATCTCGTGTTAACATGATTTTCAACCATTCCCCTTTAGGAATTGATGAAGACGTAGAAGATTGTTTATTTGACAGCTATGAAATTCTAACTGCTCAAATCAAAAATCATGAATTTGAGGTTGCACGTGGCAATATTGTAGTTGGAAATAATTTTATAATTACGTTTGAAATCACTGAACTAAAAGTTTTAAACATTTTAACTAATAATTTACAAAAGCACCCTATAGATATTAAAAAGTGGGGAATTGACTATCTTTTTTATCTCATTTTTAAAGAGATTTTGAATAATTATCATATTGTCTTTGAGTATATTTCTAGAAAACTTGATGATTTAGAAGATGAAGTCTTAGATGATTCTGGTGATGAATCAACGTACCAAAGAATTGCCATTATGAGGCAATCTACTCGTTCAGGACGGCGTAATTTTCAAAGTATTAAGTCACTTATGGCTATTATGGATTACGATGATTTTCAATGGATCACCCAGCCAGTGAAAGAACTATTCAAAGAAGAGTTGGTTCATCAAGTTGATAAATTATGGCAAGAATATCAAGCTTTGAGAGCCTGGATGTCAGAATTAATGGAAATCCAACGCGATAATATTGCTAGCAAAACTGGTGAACGAATTAATCGCCTGACTATCCTTTCGACCGTATTCTTACCAATTACGTTCATGTCTGGTTTCTATGGTATGAACTTCAAATATATGCCGGAATTAGATCAACCTTGGGCTTATCCTGCTGTAATCAGCGTAATGCTATTAATTGTAATTATTAGTATTGCTTATGCTAAAAAACAACGTTGGTTGTAG
- a CDS encoding alpha/beta fold hydrolase, with translation MPLLSKLAAKLVDNTAIREVEDKHNLKNLNIAMSLFCLVHGAFQGAWCWDLLIPYLEAQGHKTVAMDLPIEDESASLSQFADVVLQALPKTDDDIVLVGHSMAGTVIPLVAEVRQVRQLVFLTALIPYPGTSTLEQFSHHLDSDSLKTLNYEPKESHQLEQFDDEPYMFNPVSAGKNFSDEAVLMEFFYQDCQPDVMRWALSKGRLQQSMAYIYEVNSLNTLPNVEYKYIFCTDDLIISPAWSHYAARKRLGVDAIELPGGHCPHLSRPAHLASVLTK, from the coding sequence ATGCCCCTGTTGTCAAAGCTAGCCGCGAAACTTGTTGACAATACTGCAATACGTGAGGTAGAAGATAAGCACAATTTAAAAAACTTAAATATAGCTATGAGTCTTTTTTGTCTAGTTCATGGTGCTTTTCAAGGCGCTTGGTGTTGGGATTTGTTAATTCCTTATTTAGAAGCGCAAGGTCATAAAACAGTAGCAATGGATTTACCAATTGAAGATGAATCTGCAAGTTTATCGCAATTTGCAGATGTAGTATTGCAAGCGCTTCCAAAAACTGATGATGATATTGTACTGGTTGGTCACTCAATGGCTGGTACTGTTATTCCCCTGGTTGCAGAAGTGCGTCAAGTACGTCAACTGGTATTCCTGACTGCGCTGATTCCATACCCAGGAACTAGTACACTTGAGCAATTTTCTCATCATCTCGATTCTGATAGCCTCAAAACATTAAATTACGAACCAAAAGAGTCACATCAACTTGAACAATTTGATGATGAACCTTATATGTTTAATCCTGTTTCTGCTGGGAAAAACTTTTCAGATGAAGCAGTATTGATGGAATTTTTTTATCAAGATTGTCAGCCAGATGTAATGCGCTGGGCACTCTCAAAAGGACGTTTGCAGCAATCAATGGCATATATTTATGAGGTTAATTCCTTGAATACTCTACCAAATGTAGAGTATAAATATATTTTTTGTACTGATGACCTGATAATCTCTCCTGCATGGTCACACTATGCTGCACGTAAGCGTTTGGGAGTTGATGCCATAGAACTGCCTGGAGGACATTGCCCACACTTGTCTCGTCCTGCTCATCTTGCCTCAGTATTAACTAAATGA
- a CDS encoding tetratricopeptide repeat protein: protein MPIHLLDGRYRILKVLNDGEKAKTYLVEDASLPESQFVVKPLRSSSGNSQALTILPRLFASKAETLEKLGQENNQIQKLIAYFEENEEFYIVQEFIPGNPFTEEIIQGQTLREDQIIYLLSEILEILVIVHSLGVIHRNIKPANIIRRESDKKLVLVDFSNFNEAITNNAENLEYMPIEQANGNVKYNSDIYALGMVAIAALLGLPANEISNLQNQKNRLTGEILWYNKNVKISKKLVKIINKMVRLDYRKRYQYATEVLDDLKKLTDVEVPQKQPGKKLLIVLTGIAGLIILGIGVRFLNSPKPISNAQKELYQEGLDKYDAGNYEGAVEDFNRVIELDPKNALAYNKRGDAYYRLGDYEQAQADSSQAILLNPQDGNAYFDRGFAFSELGKYKEAIADYTQAIKLNSDDAYPYYGRGLARVQLKDNKGAIGDFSKAIALKPQYTEAYLQRGIIRRRLRLKQGAIEDFDTVIKINPSDAKAYYQRALTQSINKQKYAALKDYTDAININPKYIEAYLNRGDVFSDLGNKVEATEDYNTILQIDPKFIAAYIHRGIHRFSFGDYKGAIEDYSEALKLDPNNIAAYNNRGNAYLELGNKKAANQDYSQAIAINANNALAYYNRGVIRTKQKNKEGAIADFKKAAKLFQQQGEKDSYQDAQKEIAILQNNSEPVKTSRPKSGKTEKN, encoded by the coding sequence ATGCCTATTCATTTACTAGATGGACGTTACCGAATACTAAAAGTTCTAAATGATGGGGAAAAGGCAAAAACCTATCTAGTTGAAGATGCGAGTCTTCCTGAGAGCCAATTTGTAGTCAAGCCGTTACGTAGTTCTAGCGGCAATTCTCAAGCCTTAACTATTCTGCCTCGCTTGTTTGCCAGTAAAGCAGAAACTTTAGAAAAACTAGGGCAGGAAAACAACCAAATTCAGAAGCTAATTGCTTATTTTGAAGAAAACGAAGAATTCTATATAGTCCAAGAATTCATCCCTGGTAATCCTTTTACTGAGGAAATTATCCAGGGACAAACTCTACGAGAAGACCAAATAATTTATCTTTTATCAGAGATATTAGAAATTTTAGTGATTGTACATAGCTTAGGTGTTATTCACCGGAATATTAAACCAGCAAATATTATTCGCAGAGAGTCAGATAAAAAATTAGTGTTGGTTGATTTTAGTAATTTTAATGAAGCCATCACTAATAATGCTGAAAATCTCGAATATATGCCTATAGAACAAGCTAATGGCAATGTTAAATATAACAGTGATATATATGCTTTAGGTATGGTTGCGATCGCAGCACTTTTAGGTTTACCCGCAAACGAAATATCTAATTTGCAAAATCAAAAAAATCGCCTGACTGGTGAAATACTTTGGTATAACAAAAATGTAAAAATTAGCAAAAAGCTAGTAAAAATTATTAATAAAATGGTGCGTTTGGACTATCGGAAGCGCTACCAGTATGCAACCGAAGTTTTAGATGACCTGAAAAAGTTAACAGATGTTGAAGTTCCGCAAAAACAGCCGGGTAAAAAATTATTAATAGTTTTAACTGGGATAGCTGGCTTAATCATACTTGGTATAGGAGTGCGGTTTTTAAATTCACCAAAGCCTATAAGTAATGCTCAAAAAGAATTATATCAAGAAGGGCTAGATAAATATGATGCAGGAAATTATGAAGGAGCAGTTGAAGATTTCAATCGCGTTATTGAATTAGATCCGAAAAATGCTTTAGCTTATAATAAGCGAGGCGATGCTTATTATCGATTAGGAGACTATGAGCAAGCACAAGCAGACTCTAGTCAGGCCATTTTACTCAATCCTCAAGATGGTAATGCCTATTTTGACCGAGGATTTGCTTTTTCGGAATTAGGCAAATACAAAGAAGCGATCGCAGACTATACTCAAGCGATTAAATTAAACTCTGATGATGCATACCCTTACTATGGGCGAGGGTTAGCCCGTGTTCAATTGAAAGATAATAAAGGGGCAATTGGAGATTTTAGTAAAGCGATCGCCCTCAAGCCTCAATATACCGAAGCCTATTTACAGCGAGGGATTATCCGCCGTCGCCTCAGACTCAAGCAAGGGGCAATCGAAGATTTTGATACAGTAATTAAAATTAATCCTAGTGATGCCAAAGCTTATTATCAGAGGGCTTTAACTCAATCTATTAATAAGCAAAAATATGCAGCCCTTAAAGATTACACAGATGCAATTAACATTAATCCAAAATATATAGAAGCATATCTCAATCGAGGTGATGTTTTCAGCGATCTGGGAAATAAAGTCGAAGCCACTGAAGATTACAATACTATTTTACAGATTGACCCTAAATTTATTGCTGCTTATATCCATAGAGGTATTCACCGCTTTTCTTTTGGAGATTATAAAGGCGCTATTGAAGATTACAGCGAAGCTCTGAAACTAGATCCTAATAATATAGCAGCTTACAACAATCGTGGTAACGCCTATCTTGAACTGGGGAATAAAAAAGCTGCCAATCAAGATTATTCGCAAGCGATCGCAATCAATGCTAACAACGCCTTAGCCTACTATAACCGGGGTGTGATTCGCACCAAGCAGAAAAATAAAGAGGGAGCGATCGCAGATTTCAAAAAAGCTGCAAAACTATTCCAACAGCAAGGCGAAAAAGATAGTTATCAAGATGCACAGAAAGAAATTGCAATTCTGCAAAACAATTCAGAACCAGTGAAAACTTCTCGTCCTAAATCTGGGAAAACGGAAAAAAATTGA
- a CDS encoding acyl-CoA synthetase — protein sequence MNLPLIIRAEEHSDKIAITTTDGSFTYRDLLYTSSQIATNLLQNKEDLQEERVAFLIPPGFEYVATQWGIWRAGGIAVPLCVSHPRPELEYVITNSGASIIVAHPNFEGTLQSLAEEHNLRFILTSETLPSNIARLPGVDITRRALILYTSGTTGKPKGVVTTHQNIQAQVTSLITAWEWTYSDRILHILPLHHIHGIINVLTCALWAGAECQMLSKFDTETVWRRICDGNLTLFMAVPTIYVKLITAWENASRERQKKMSEGCAKMRLMVSGSAALPVQVLEKWQSISGHFLLERYGMTEIGMALSNPLHGERLAGYVGKPLPEVEVRLVDENGLVSAGTPGEIQVKGPGVFLEYWQNPEATVKAFQDGWFCTGDTAVIENGSYRILGRMSVDIIKTGGYKVSALEIEEVLRSHPDIQECAVVGVADIEWGERVCAALVLQGLQPLTLESFRSWAKERLAVYKVPTQILIVEELPRNAMGKVIKPTVVRLFK from the coding sequence GTGAATCTCCCATTGATTATTCGTGCTGAAGAACACAGCGATAAAATAGCCATTACTACAACGGATGGCTCGTTTACATATCGAGATTTACTCTACACTTCCAGTCAAATAGCAACAAATCTTCTTCAGAATAAAGAAGATTTACAAGAGGAGCGAGTCGCCTTCCTCATCCCACCTGGATTTGAATATGTAGCCACTCAATGGGGAATTTGGCGTGCTGGTGGCATAGCTGTACCTCTGTGTGTTTCCCATCCCCGCCCAGAATTGGAGTATGTAATTACTAATTCTGGAGCATCAATTATTGTTGCTCATCCTAATTTTGAGGGTACACTGCAATCGCTCGCCGAAGAACACAATTTGCGATTTATCCTCACCTCAGAAACGCTTCCATCTAATATTGCTCGTCTCCCAGGGGTAGATATCACAAGACGCGCCTTAATTCTCTACACTAGCGGTACTACAGGTAAACCGAAGGGTGTAGTTACTACTCATCAAAATATTCAAGCGCAAGTGACTAGCTTAATCACCGCTTGGGAATGGACATATAGCGATCGCATTTTACATATACTGCCACTACATCATATTCATGGAATTATTAACGTACTGACTTGTGCTTTATGGGCTGGCGCAGAGTGTCAGATGTTGAGCAAGTTTGATACCGAAACTGTTTGGAGGCGAATTTGTGACGGTAACTTAACCCTATTTATGGCAGTACCAACAATTTATGTAAAGCTCATTACCGCTTGGGAAAATGCCTCTAGGGAACGCCAAAAAAAGATGTCAGAAGGCTGTGCTAAAATGCGCCTGATGGTTTCTGGCTCGGCAGCATTACCAGTTCAAGTTTTAGAAAAGTGGCAGAGTATCAGCGGTCATTTTTTGCTTGAGCGGTATGGGATGACTGAAATCGGTATGGCGCTATCCAACCCTTTACACGGTGAACGGTTGGCTGGATATGTAGGAAAGCCTCTGCCTGAAGTTGAAGTCAGATTAGTAGATGAGAACGGATTAGTCTCAGCCGGAACACCAGGAGAGATCCAAGTTAAAGGGCCCGGAGTGTTTCTCGAATATTGGCAAAACCCCGAAGCAACCGTCAAAGCCTTCCAAGATGGCTGGTTCTGTACTGGAGATACCGCCGTCATTGAGAACGGTAGCTACCGCATTCTGGGACGGATGAGTGTGGATATTATCAAAACCGGAGGGTATAAAGTTTCAGCTTTGGAAATTGAAGAAGTATTGCGATCACATCCAGATATTCAAGAATGTGCAGTGGTTGGGGTTGCAGATATAGAGTGGGGCGAACGGGTTTGTGCTGCATTAGTATTGCAAGGGTTACAACCTTTGACATTAGAATCTTTCAGAAGTTGGGCAAAAGAGCGATTGGCTGTTTATAAAGTGCCAACCCAAATTTTGATAGTTGAAGAATTACCGCGCAACGCTATGGGGAAAGTGATTAAGCCGACGGTGGTTAGGCTATTTAAATAA